Part of the Nicotiana sylvestris chromosome 5, ASM39365v2, whole genome shotgun sequence genome is shown below.
TGTTActggtgtttccgcacctgcaaAGTGGGAACCACTGGTGCGAGGTTCGCAGAAGCGGATTTGAGGCGTAGGTGCGGCTTGGCCCCCGCATCTGCGGTGGTCAGGTGATCGCATAAGCGGAGTCAGATTCGTTAATGAAATTCTGCAGAAGCTGAGCCCTTTTCGTAgatgcggttccgcaggtgcgggtTTGCAGGGCAAAAAAAACCCCAACTCAAGGTTTTGTTGTCCATTTTCGATTTTGGATTTGAGGAACTCGGGAGCAAGGCGATTTTTTGAAGGATTTCAAGGAGCAacgttggggtaagtgattctaacctataatGGTATAAATTTCATGAATCCATGGCTTTATTCATCATCTAATTGGGAATTTGAGctagaaatttgggaatttagggcttgaaaattggagagTAGATTCTAAGGAATTGAGTGACCAAATgaagtcggattttgataaattcggtatggttagactcgtgagtgaatgtgcTTTGGTTTTGTAACTTTTGCCAGATTCTGAGACGTtggtccgggggtcgggtttcagccgatttcggattttggctatgaatttagtatttttcttgtggaattgattcctttagcctatattgattgcattgtattGCTAGTGGTTAGATTCGGGACGTTCGGAGactgagtcgagaggcaaaggcattacGGAGTCGGAGtttgcttggtttgaggtaagtaacactttcaaacttggttctaagggtttgaaaccccgaactacGTGTTGTGTGATTAgtaatgaggtgacacacatgcaaagtgacgggcgtgcgggcgtgcaccgtgagaatcgtGACCTGATTTATTCCATAACACCTTTTAatgactctttcttgttgatattccGAGTTTTattatgtgataaagtaattgagctgtaaaCATGCTAGGTGCCATATTAGGGCTTCACGCCGATACTGTTGGGACCCTAGTGGTAGTTTCTTGCTGTTATTTCACTAATTTCACTATTttttttgtactcagtcatattcatacatttcatatcatatctcagtctcagttgttattattgGCATAACATATCATTATTTCCGGGCTAGTTCCTATTACATTGTGAGCCcatgagtgagactggagagtgatgactgagtgaggccgacaATCTGATtttgagtgacagttatggggtcgagttgcacgccgcaacagttatattgattatgatagcgcttgagctgtaggatcccctccggagtttTCACACCCAAAGTGGGAGCGGATGATATCATTGAGGAATGGATTTCTCtagacatggatttgtccgaagtattaATATCTGgggatggatttctccacagggttggattacccttgttcctcgggacagggtgacttatagtcagtgatgAGTATGTTCCGGAATAGATTATTCTGGGTTGGATgtccatatacagtaccgaatgattgagaatttatatatatatattgagggATCACCCGACCTCgtaaactttgaaaaaaaaaacaatatatatatatatatatatatatatatatatatccaccaATATTTCCACAAAGTGCATTGGAAATAGGCCCCCTTGTTGTGAGAAAGTTGCCAACGTTTCTAATAAATAAAGTACGAAGGAACTAACAAATGGTGAGGGCACCTTGTTGTCAGAAAGTTGGGCTAAAGAAAGGAAAATGGACTGCTGAAGAAGATGAATTATTGGTGAATTATATTCAAGCTAATGGAGAAGGTTCATGGAAATCTCTTCCCAAGAAAGCTGGTAATTAATTAGCTAAAAATGTTAATATCTTTTCTTCATTACAAACTTCGAATTTTAGCTGGATTAATGCTGGTAATAACGTAACTCTAAAAAAGCCCTAATTAGCTGGGATAaatacatttattttaaaaataaaattagaattcTAGAAAGAAAGTTAACAGTTAATTAATGAAGATGCATAACTTTTGAGCATTCTAGAGATGAAACTTTTGTTGATTGGGgcgtgtttggtacgaaggaaatcGGCTTCCAGACACTAAAGATGTCATTTTCAAGCAGCTAAATTTTAATAAAGGGGCTTATAGATATTTTTTTaagataatttattttaaatagtttCTAACTTGTAGAAGGTGTTGGTTAGTGAGACAAAGTAATTTTTTAGAAAATATTAATTttcaaatagttttttttattgtcttttttttttttcatatcatGGTAAATAAGGATATTACATGGTGATATGAAGGTCTATTAAGATGTGGAAAGAGTTGCAGATTAAGATGGACAAATTACTTGAGACCAGACTTGAAGAGAGGCAAATTTACTGCAGACGAAGATGAGACCATCGTCAAATTGCATAGCTCCTTGGGAAAtaggttcttcttcttctccttctttctTGTTTATTTGCCTAAAAtctagaaaaaaataataatataattcaGCGTTTTAGATTATGACCCTTCCACAGAACGTCTTGGGCACCAAACTgcctttttttatattttatttctaATGATGAATAAATGACGTACATTTCTTTGATATAGATTTTTGCAAGAAAAGTAGTCAACATGGTGTATTTTACATCATCACCGTGTAAGAAGTCaatgctttcttttattttattggtctctctttaattttaaatttttagtttacCCTTATAAATAACATGTTCTTACTATCACATAAATGCATAACATATTTCAAACCataattttaaatgatatttttaatatttaataaaaagctttcattattttttaaaacttcATATTAGGTCAAACAAGGAAGATTTGTGACACGGCCTTACACCTTCagcaataatttttaattttatcacTATTGTAATGTATTACAGGTGGTCTTTGATAGCGAACCATTTACCTGGCCGAACAGATAATGCAATAAAGAACTACTGGATCTCTAACTTACGTCGAAGACTCTACTCCTTCAGATTGCACAAAAAGCTCATCAAAACCACTGCAGAATTGCCTAAAATGGCAGTTGCTGCTGCCGGCAATTGTGAATCCTCGAGAAAATACGGACGAGTAGGTCGTTCCAAGgctaaaaattacaaaaatattaactCGACCACCTTTGAGTCCATCGGAAAAGTCAAATCCTCATGTTCAAGAGGCAAGGGTACTGGAGTTATGTGGTCTGAAGAGGGTTCAATTGAATCCCTTTTGCCGGAAAGTTATACCGTTGATATAGGTAAAATAAATCTCTTATTTATATTTACTTTCATATGTTTTATTTTACTAGTCTTAGAGTACGCGCATTGCGCGTGCTACCCTACCTcaataaatataatattttaattacataatttttatattattatagTTTAAGTTATCaaaaataaaaggtaaagttAAAAATTGTAAGTTTCTAAAAATGATAATTGTTGATCCTATTTAGCTAactcaaaaaagaagaaagaaactcTATcccatataagttcttaattatcTCATTCAATTGACAAAAGACGCCTTCTTTTTGCTCACGAGCAAAATGTAATTTGTTCTATTTCTTTAATATATAAGAAATACCATAAGAATTATTTTcaacatattaaaaaaaataaattactaTCACAAAAAGTAAATTCTACCGCTACATTTTAATTAATCTACTCTTTTTGCTTTTAACTTTCCATGTATCATGAAATTATATGTATAAATTTATTCAAGAGTATTATAGAATTTTGCAGTTGATGCTTATTACTATACTATAATCGATTTTGCATTAATTTTTATTATTCCACCACAAATGCTATTCCTataaaaaaaatctaatttttgcACCTAAAAGTTTTGTCAACTGAAAAAAAGGGTTTACTTATATGATGAATTTGGAAAGAAATTGAATGGGATTTATGTTTTTAATTTGTTAATTCAAAATTTTAATATTAATTCTTATTAAAAGAAATGATTTAATTTTTGTTGATTGAAATTAATAATACTAACTCACTACAAGTTTTAAATATTTGACTATAGTTATAATTTTATTTAGAATTATATTTTTCAAGAATAATAAATCAATCTAATATTTAAGTTTGGATATTTGTATTTGCAAAGTTATTCGTATTTTTTTAACTATTGCCAATAGACCAACACTTCTCTCTCTCTTATGTTTTTATAGTTACTTGTTGAAATTATTGAGGTGTAATTAATATTATAGTATGAGATAAATTATACAAATTAATATTAATAATTAATCACTCTCTCATATTTATTTGAAAAGTCTTATTCATGTCTACAATGGTTTCCATCATCTAACTTTGTGGCATTTATATTTTTCCTCCTCGTAATAGCATAAGTAACATTAAGTTGGTCTATATAAGGAAAACCACATAAATTAGTAACAATTTTTAAACGCACGTACCACTAATATAGGGGTTGTTGatagtttttcctttttttttttaacaatttatttttcaATTGATTTTAATGTCCTAATTAATATTAGGATTTCTTATctagttcaaataaggaagaaTTTAAATCACAAAATTTAGTTGATCTAaaatttctaaatattaggaaacaATTTTAAATGTCGATTTTGTCCAATATTAACTCTATTTTAaaggggtaaaaaaggcgaacgacatttcgctaaggaccttcgtacttttaatatagtatagatatagatatgaaGGTGCTTTAATATGCAAGAaatttaagaaataaaaaaattgaaaccTGTAATTTTAAACATATCATAATATTTTTTGTGCCTATAAAATAATCATACTATAAAGCTAGTATAAACTATTGAAATTTCTCTAACATAAAGTGAAACTTCTAGTGTTGCGGTAAAGGTAGTTCAATTTTACTATAGGTCATAGGTTAGAATTCCAGTGGTGTTACGCTAAACACTTTTTGAATTTCCTTGTTAAAATTTCTGACTCTGCCTCAAAGGACTAGCCATGCAACGACACGAACATCAAGGAGAATCAGAGATAAATGAGTCGAGGAACGAGGAAGGTGAAGACAAGAACAAGAAATACATTAATGTTACACCAGAAAAACAAGATGTGTGGTCCTTTGAGGAACAAGAACTAGGACAAATACATGAACAGAATGAAGGAAATGAAACCGTACTTGAACAGCAACATAATGAAAACTGGCATGATTTTGATAATTGGTGTGACATGAATTTCGATCATTTATATGAGGAGGAATTATGGGATGATCAGTGGAACA
Proteins encoded:
- the LOC104247549 gene encoding transcription factor MYB111-like isoform X2 → MVRAPCCQKVGLKKGKWTAEEDELLVNYIQANGEGSWKSLPKKAGLLRCGKSCRLRWTNYLRPDLKRGKFTADEDETIVKLHSSLGNRWSLIANHLPGRTDNAIKNYWISNLRRRLYSFRLHKKLIKTTAELPKMAVAAAGNCESSRKYGRVGRSKAKNYKNINSTTFESIGKVKSSCSRGKGTGVMWSEEGSIESLLPESYTVDIAMQRHEHQGESEINESRNEEGEDKNKKYINVTPEKQDVWSFEEQELGQIHEQNEGNETVLEQQHNENWHDFDNWCDMNFDHLYEEELWDDQWNSLNLEFGSNEECTYSDNMLLWLWNDK
- the LOC104247549 gene encoding transcription factor MYB111-like isoform X1, which encodes MVRAPCCQKVGLKKGKWTAEEDELLVNYIQANGEGSWKSLPKKAGLLRCGKSCRLRWTNYLRPDLKRGKFTADEDETIVKLHSSLGNRWSLIANHLPGRTDNAIKNYWISNLRRRLYSFRLHKKLIKTTAELPKMAVAAAGNCESSRKYGRVGRSKAKNYKNINSTTFESIGKVKSSCSRGKGTGVMWSEEGSIESLLPESYTVDIGLAMQRHEHQGESEINESRNEEGEDKNKKYINVTPEKQDVWSFEEQELGQIHEQNEGNETVLEQQHNENWHDFDNWCDMNFDHLYEEELWDDQWNSLNLEFGSNEECTYSDNMLLWLWNDK